Proteins encoded together in one bacterium window:
- a CDS encoding CAP domain-containing protein yields MDQTRRRAALAICAIALAFAAGCTAAKGRVEYYPDVAENEFDQKTLIRINKYRWSLGLAQLTHEPHLEMLAREHARAMHEAGKMSHDGFRERARRSGMTTCVENLAVGTRTSEQVFNGWRASPGHDRNMRVPDLHYAGVAHHGAYVALLACG; encoded by the coding sequence ATGGACCAAACCAGACGCCGCGCCGCTCTCGCGATTTGCGCCATCGCCCTTGCCTTCGCCGCCGGGTGTACCGCCGCGAAAGGGCGCGTCGAGTATTATCCCGATGTGGCCGAGAACGAATTCGACCAAAAAACGCTGATTCGGATCAACAAATACCGCTGGTCGCTGGGGCTTGCGCAGCTCACGCACGAACCGCATCTGGAAATGCTCGCGCGCGAGCACGCCCGCGCGATGCACGAGGCCGGCAAGATGTCGCACGACGGTTTCCGCGAACGCGCGCGGCGAAGCGGCATGACGACGTGCGTCGAGAATCTCGCCGTCGGCACGCGCACGTCCGAACAGGTGTTCAACGGCTGGCGCGCTTCACCGGGCCACGACCGCAACATGCGCGTGCCGGATCTGCATTACGCCGGGGTCGCGCACCACGGCGCGTATGTGGCGCTTCTGGCATGCGGGTGA